In Xenorhabdus poinarii G6, the following are encoded in one genomic region:
- the ilvI gene encoding acetolactate synthase 3 large subunit: protein MEMLSGAEMVVKSLIDQGVEHVFGYPGGAVLDIYDALHTVGGIEHILVRHEQGAVHMADGYARCTGNVGVVLVTSGPGATNAITGIATAYMDSIPMVVLSGQVASSLIGNDAFQECDMVGISRPIVKHSFLVKKAEDIPTTIKKAFYLAASGRPGPVVIDFPKDTVNPALKFPYLYPEKINMRSYNPTVQGHRKQIKRALKTLVAAKKPVLYVGGGVITSACTAELVKLAEYFRIPVASSLMGLGAFPATHQQSLGMLGMHGTFEANKTMHNSDVIFAVGVRFDDRTTNNLAKYCPEATVLHIDIDPTSISKTVAADIPIVGDAKQVLGQMLELLDSMENTQDPDALKDWWLSIEQWRSRKCLDYDHTTVKIKPQAVIETLYRLTKGTAYVASDVGQHQMFAALYYPFDKPRHWINSGGLGTMGFGLPAALGVKLAKPDATVVCVTGDGSIQMNIQELSTALQYGLPVLVLNLNNRFLGMVKQWQDMIYAGRHSQSYMESLPDFVKLAESYGHIGIAIQTYDELETKLAQALYEVTENERLVFVDVTVDETEHVYPMQIRGGAMDEMWLSKTERT from the coding sequence ATGGAGATGTTGTCAGGCGCCGAAATGGTCGTTAAGTCACTCATCGATCAAGGCGTAGAACATGTGTTCGGTTACCCGGGCGGTGCGGTATTGGATATCTATGATGCCCTGCATACGGTCGGTGGCATCGAACATATTTTAGTTCGCCATGAACAAGGTGCTGTTCATATGGCGGATGGATATGCACGTTGTACCGGAAATGTCGGGGTTGTGTTGGTGACATCGGGACCAGGGGCAACGAATGCGATCACGGGAATTGCAACAGCTTACATGGATTCAATTCCCATGGTCGTGTTATCGGGTCAGGTTGCCAGCTCCCTGATCGGTAATGATGCTTTTCAGGAGTGTGATATGGTGGGAATTTCCCGTCCCATCGTAAAACACAGTTTTCTGGTCAAAAAAGCAGAAGATATCCCAACGACCATTAAAAAAGCGTTTTATCTGGCGGCCAGTGGCCGACCTGGGCCGGTTGTTATCGACTTTCCCAAAGATACCGTTAATCCTGCATTGAAATTTCCGTATCTGTATCCTGAAAAAATTAACATGCGTTCTTACAACCCCACGGTTCAGGGACACCGGAAACAAATTAAGCGTGCGCTGAAAACCCTGGTGGCAGCGAAAAAGCCTGTGCTTTATGTCGGGGGAGGCGTGATCACATCAGCCTGTACAGCAGAACTGGTGAAGCTGGCTGAATATTTTCGCATTCCGGTCGCCAGTTCGTTGATGGGATTGGGAGCATTTCCGGCGACTCACCAGCAAAGTCTGGGGATGTTGGGAATGCATGGCACTTTCGAAGCGAATAAAACCATGCACAATTCCGATGTGATTTTTGCAGTGGGCGTCCGTTTTGACGATCGAACAACCAATAATCTGGCTAAATATTGCCCGGAAGCGACGGTACTGCATATTGATATCGATCCCACCTCAATCTCAAAAACGGTGGCAGCTGATATCCCCATTGTCGGTGATGCCAAGCAGGTACTTGGTCAGATGCTGGAACTCTTGGATTCGATGGAAAATACCCAGGATCCTGATGCACTGAAAGATTGGTGGCTGTCCATTGAACAGTGGCGCAGCCGCAAATGCCTTGATTATGACCACACGACAGTGAAAATCAAACCACAAGCGGTGATTGAAACGCTTTATCGTCTAACGAAGGGCACTGCCTATGTCGCATCAGACGTTGGTCAGCATCAAATGTTTGCCGCGCTGTACTATCCATTTGATAAACCAAGGCATTGGATTAATTCTGGTGGATTAGGCACGATGGGTTTTGGCTTGCCTGCCGCGCTTGGCGTGAAACTGGCAAAACCGGATGCGACGGTGGTGTGCGTGACTGGGGATGGTAGTATCCAGATGAATATTCAAGAACTGTCTACCGCTTTGCAATATGGTTTACCTGTTTTGGTTCTGAACTTAAACAACCGTTTCCTGGGCATGGTAAAACAGTGGCAGGACATGATCTATGCAGGTCGTCATTCCCAATCTTATATGGAATCCTTGCCTGATTTCGTCAAATTGGCGGAGTCTTATGGTCATATTGGTATTGCCATCCAGACTTACGATGAGCTGGAGACGAAACTGGCCCAAGCGTTGTATGAGGTCACTGAAAATGAACGTTTGGTTTTCGTGGATGTTACCGTTGACGAAACAGAACATGTTTATCCAATGCAAATCCGTGGCGGGGCAATGGATGAAATGTGGTTAAGCAAAACAGAGAGGACCTGA
- the ilvN gene encoding acetolactate synthase small subunit, with translation MRRILSVLLENESGALSRVIGLFSQRGFNIETLTVAPTEDPTLSRMTIQTNGDAKVLEQIEKQLHKLVDVLRVNELTAGAHVEREIMLVKLHASGDGREEIKRSTDIFRGQIVDVTSTLYTVQLVGTSKKLDAFLDSVRETAEIVEVARSGIVGISRGDKIMR, from the coding sequence ATGCGCCGGATTTTGTCTGTATTACTGGAAAACGAATCGGGTGCATTATCCCGTGTGATCGGTTTGTTTTCTCAGCGAGGTTTTAACATCGAAACCCTGACGGTCGCTCCGACGGAAGACCCGACATTGTCACGCATGACTATTCAAACCAACGGTGATGCTAAGGTATTGGAACAAATAGAAAAGCAATTGCATAAGTTGGTGGATGTCTTGCGGGTCAATGAATTAACGGCCGGGGCACATGTTGAACGTGAGATCATGTTGGTTAAATTACATGCCAGTGGCGATGGCCGGGAAGAGATTAAGCGCAGCACGGATATTTTTCGTGGCCAGATCGTTGATGTGACGTCAACACTCTATACTGTTCAATTGGTGGGAACGAGCAAAAAACTGGACGCTTTTCTTGATTCCGTCAGAGAAACGGCGGAGATAGTGGAAGTGGCGCGTTCGGGAATCGTGGGTATTTCTCGCGGAGATAAAATTATGCGATGA
- the cra gene encoding catabolite repressor/activator, with translation MKLDEIARLAGVSRTTASYVINGKAKQYRVSDKTVEKVMAVVREHNYHPNAVAAGLRAGRTRSIGLVIPDLENTSYTRIANYLERQARQRGYQLLIACSEDQPDNEMRCVQHLLQRQVDAIIVSTALPPEHPFYQRWANRSLPIIALDRALDSEHFVSVVGDDLEDAKMLAQELRQFPAESVLYLGALPELSVSFLREQGFREGWKPDPRTVNYLYANSYERDAAAEAFAAWLETNPVPQALYTTSFALLQGVMDTLLKRNGRLPSQWVIATFGDHELLDFLECPVLSVAQRHRDVAERALELVLASLNEKQHPTPGITRMRRHLCRRGKLSRKG, from the coding sequence GTGAAACTGGATGAGATCGCCCGCTTAGCAGGGGTTTCACGTACTACGGCCAGTTATGTTATTAATGGTAAAGCCAAACAATATCGGGTCAGCGATAAAACAGTAGAAAAAGTGATGGCAGTGGTCAGGGAACATAATTACCACCCTAATGCTGTTGCGGCTGGTCTTCGGGCGGGCCGCACCCGTTCAATTGGTTTAGTCATACCCGATTTGGAAAATACGAGTTACACGCGTATTGCGAATTATCTTGAGCGTCAGGCACGGCAGCGTGGCTACCAGCTCCTGATCGCGTGTTCTGAAGATCAGCCTGATAATGAAATGCGCTGTGTTCAGCATCTTTTGCAACGTCAGGTTGACGCAATCATTGTTTCTACGGCGTTGCCGCCTGAACATCCTTTCTATCAGCGTTGGGCCAATCGCTCATTACCCATCATTGCGCTTGACCGTGCTTTGGACAGTGAACACTTTGTCAGTGTCGTCGGCGACGATCTCGAAGATGCGAAGATGCTGGCACAGGAGTTGCGGCAGTTTCCCGCTGAATCAGTCCTTTATTTGGGCGCATTGCCTGAATTATCCGTCAGTTTCCTGCGAGAACAAGGTTTTCGTGAAGGCTGGAAACCAGATCCACGCACCGTCAATTACCTTTATGCCAATAGCTATGAGCGTGACGCGGCGGCCGAGGCCTTTGCCGCATGGCTGGAAACCAACCCGGTTCCTCAGGCGTTATATACCACGTCCTTCGCGTTACTTCAGGGGGTCATGGATACGCTTCTTAAGCGTAATGGTCGCTTACCAAGCCAATGGGTGATCGCCACCTTTGGCGATCATGAATTGCTGGATTTCCTGGAATGTCCGGTATTGTCTGTGGCACAGCGCCATCGTGATGTTGCTGAGCGTGCTCTTGAGCTGGTATTAGCCAGTTTGAATGAAAAACAGCACCCGACGCCCGGAATAACCAGAATGCGTCGTCATTTGTGTCGTCGTGGCAAATTGAGTCGAAAAGGCTAA
- the mraZ gene encoding division/cell wall cluster transcriptional repressor MraZ — translation MFRGATLVNLDSKGRLTVPARYREMLNEESTGQMVCTIDLHQPCLLLYTLPEWEIIEEKLSRLSSMNPAERRVQRLLLGHASECQMDSAGRLLLANTLRQHAGLTKEVMLVGQFNKFELWDEQVWYQQIQNDIAAEHSLQEPLSARLQDLSL, via the coding sequence ATGTTTCGTGGAGCAACACTGGTTAATCTCGATAGTAAAGGGCGGCTCACTGTACCAGCCCGATATAGAGAAATGCTGAATGAAGAATCAACAGGTCAAATGGTGTGTACCATTGATCTCCATCAGCCGTGCTTGTTGCTTTATACATTACCCGAATGGGAAATCATCGAAGAAAAATTATCTCGCTTATCCAGCATGAATCCAGCCGAGCGTCGCGTTCAACGTTTGTTATTGGGACACGCCAGTGAATGTCAAATGGACAGTGCAGGGCGTCTTTTATTAGCTAATACACTGCGTCAGCACGCAGGGCTAACAAAAGAGGTCATGCTGGTTGGGCAATTTAATAAATTTGAATTGTGGGATGAGCAAGTTTGGTATCAGCAGATACAGAATGATATTGCGGCTGAACATTCCTTACAAGAACCTTTATCAGCAAGGCTACAGGACTTATCACTATAA
- the rsmH gene encoding 16S rRNA (cytosine(1402)-N(4))-methyltransferase RsmH, whose product MANSHFKHTSVLLDEAVNGLNIQEDGIYIDGTFGRGGHSRLILSKLGVNGRLMAIDRDPHAIEASKAIADKRFSITHGPFSELATYVERAGLVGKINGVLLDLGVSSPQLDDPERGFSFMRDGPLDMRMDPTRGQSAAAWLMKAEADDIAWVLKTFGEERFAKRIARAIVTRNQEQPMTRTRELAELIAQASPIKEKHKHPATRSFQAIRIYINSELEEIERALDGILRVLAPQGRLSVISFHSLEDRIVKRFIRQHSQGPQVPAGLPLTETQLKTLGGRSLKSVGKMKPAEDEIAINPRARSSVLRFAEKVSE is encoded by the coding sequence ATGGCAAATAGTCATTTTAAGCATACCAGTGTACTACTGGATGAAGCGGTCAATGGACTGAATATCCAAGAAGATGGAATTTATATCGATGGCACATTTGGACGCGGGGGACACTCTCGCCTGATTTTGTCGAAACTCGGGGTCAATGGGCGTTTAATGGCAATCGATCGTGACCCACACGCGATTGAAGCGTCAAAGGCGATTGCTGACAAACGTTTTTCTATCACACATGGGCCATTTTCTGAATTGGCAACTTATGTCGAGCGTGCGGGACTGGTTGGCAAAATTAATGGGGTATTGCTGGATTTAGGGGTTTCGTCACCACAGTTGGATGATCCTGAACGGGGTTTTTCATTTATGCGTGATGGGCCGTTGGATATGCGTATGGACCCCACTCGCGGGCAATCTGCCGCCGCGTGGTTGATGAAGGCTGAAGCCGATGATATTGCGTGGGTGTTGAAAACATTTGGTGAAGAACGTTTCGCCAAGCGCATTGCGAGAGCCATCGTGACGCGTAATCAGGAACAGCCGATGACGCGAACCAGGGAGCTGGCAGAGTTAATTGCTCAGGCAAGCCCGATTAAGGAAAAACATAAGCATCCGGCAACCCGCAGTTTTCAGGCTATCAGAATTTACATTAATAGTGAACTGGAAGAGATCGAACGTGCATTGGATGGCATCTTGCGTGTTCTGGCACCGCAGGGGCGATTATCGGTCATCAGTTTCCATTCATTGGAAGATCGCATCGTGAAACGCTTTATCCGGCAACATAGCCAGGGGCCACAGGTTCCGGCCGGTTTACCGCTCACCGAAACGCAGTTAAAAACGTTGGGAGGTCGAAGTCTGAAATCCGTTGGCAAAATGAAGCCAGCAGAGGATGAAATCGCGATTAACCCAAGAGCACGAAGCTCGGTTTTACGTTTTGCGGAAAAGGTGAGTGAATAA